A genome region from Trichoderma asperellum chromosome 7, complete sequence includes the following:
- a CDS encoding uncharacterized protein (EggNog:ENOG41), translating into MAAAPWPSLTKAWHDDTYPAIAPARPELSLAGKTAVITGGGSGIGGAISQSFAKAGISHLALIGRRLQVLEEKKAQIAIINPKIEVLLLQADIVNGEQIQKAFETVQSTFGEPHILVNNAAYFDGTVSVLQDSVDTWYQAFNINVKGSLHVARSFLSVAAPSPRILNISSGQAHLDANLFPGMSAYLSSKMAQLRMFESIQVERPDVVIVSCHPGRVMSEMSAKIGRKKGIDTLDLSGDFGVWAVSNEATFLKGRMVWANWDISEIMEKKDEIINNNLLTVSLGGWPFKE; encoded by the exons ATGGCTGCTGCACCTTGGCCCTCTCTAACAAAGGCATGGCACGACGACACATATCCAGCAATTGCCCCAGCCCGCCCAGAGCTCAGCTTGGCCGGCAAGACAGCGGTTATCACTGGCGGAGGTAGTGGCATCGGTGGAGCTATTTCCCAATCATTCGCCAAAGCAGGCATTTCTCATCTTGCGTTAATCGGGCGAAGACTTCAAGTtttggaagagaaaaaagcccAGATTGCCATCATTAATCCCAAAATTGAGGTTCTGCTGCTTCAGGCAGACATTGTCAACGGAGAGCAAATCCAAAAAGCATTTGAAACTGTCCAATCTACTTTTGGAGAGCCTCATATTCTCGTCAATAATGCTGCCTACTTTGACGGAACCGTGTCTGTGCTACAGGATAGCGTTGATACTTGGTATCAAGCCTTCAACATCAACGTCAAAGGCAGCCTTCATGTCGCCAGATCTTTCTTGTCGGTCGCGGCACCGTCGCCTAGGATCCTAAACATTTCTAGCGGACAGGCTCATCTAGACGCAAACCTCTTTCCGGGGATGTCGGCATATTTATCATCTAAAATGGCACAGCTCCGTATGTTTGAGTCTATACAGGTCGAGCGACCCGATGTGGTGATTGTGAGCTGCCATCCAGGGCGCGTGATGAGCGAAATGTCAGCAAAAATTGGCAGGAAGAAGGGCATTGATACAC TTGACCTTTCGGGCGATTTCGGTGTTTGGGCAGTCAGCAACGAGGCTACATTTCTAAAAGGCAGAATGGTGTGGGCCAATTGGGACATAAGTGAAATCatggaaaaaaagg